The following proteins come from a genomic window of Leptospiraceae bacterium:
- a CDS encoding tetratricopeptide repeat protein produces the protein MLDESKKEYFFYIGFYYLLIENSLDKAKPEFEKSKMLYLQNIENNTYEDHVLLSMIYLFLGDYQKAKLQISQRFNVENNKDLDTAYFILGIIELKLNNYKESEDALKKALEIFPEYVSALKQLADVHKATEKIQEAIECYNRALEINPGHAEIWNYLGLAYYRTNNPEKALECYNKAIALKPDFAVVFNNMALIFDEKRLTDKAEFNYKKSLELEENNDITIQNYSSFLKKNNRIKEAIRLLERYLEKNRESKN, from the coding sequence ATGCTTGATGAATCTAAAAAGGAATACTTTTTTTACATAGGTTTTTATTACCTATTGATTGAAAATTCATTAGATAAAGCGAAACCAGAATTTGAAAAATCTAAAATGCTCTATTTGCAAAATATTGAAAATAATACCTATGAAGATCATGTTTTATTATCAATGATATATCTTTTTCTTGGAGATTATCAAAAAGCAAAACTTCAAATTTCACAAAGATTTAATGTTGAAAATAATAAAGATTTAGATACAGCTTATTTTATTTTAGGAATAATTGAATTAAAATTAAATAATTATAAAGAATCAGAAGATGCCTTAAAAAAGGCATTGGAAATATTTCCTGAGTATGTATCTGCTTTAAAACAACTCGCAGACGTTCATAAAGCAACGGAAAAAATTCAAGAAGCCATTGAGTGTTATAATAGAGCTTTAGAAATTAATCCGGGTCATGCAGAAATATGGAATTATCTCGGGCTAGCTTATTACAGAACTAACAATCCCGAAAAAGCTTTAGAGTGCTATAATAAAGCTATTGCGTTGAAACCGGATTTTGCAGTCGTTTTTAACAATATGGCCTTGATATTTGATGAAAAAAGATTAACTGATAAAGCTGAATTCAATTATAAAAAATCATTAGAATTAGAAGAAAACAATGATATTACAATTCAAAATTATTCTAGTTTTTTAAAGAAAAATAACAGAATAAAAGAAGCAATCCGTTTATTAGAAAGATATTTAGAAAAGAATAGGGAATCAAAAAATTAA
- a CDS encoding VWA domain-containing protein produces MDLVLMGDLTGSMASYHHLLKTEFIKLGNELFQFIPDLQMGIVFYLDHGQGDPYTTKVCQITNDVQAIQDFIQRTPTGHGGDEKEAVEDALYEALQINWRPKVNRSIVLFGDASGKEPHECPHQHSYFQITKDLYENQVTINSVYCRPVLSSQGLQALTPVGIGDFQKKVSNLHHPNFFSWLANVTGGMIIGIQEVGDLLEIIKASAAKDAGVLDEYEASVSKSSSKKKLDLIEISKKANHRKLENSNRLRLE; encoded by the coding sequence TTGGATTTAGTTTTGATGGGAGATTTGACAGGCTCTATGGCATCTTATCACCATTTACTCAAAACAGAATTTATCAAACTCGGTAATGAATTATTTCAATTCATTCCTGATTTACAAATGGGAATTGTTTTTTATTTGGATCACGGTCAGGGAGATCCCTATACGACAAAAGTTTGTCAAATTACAAACGATGTGCAAGCCATACAAGATTTTATTCAGAGAACACCTACCGGACATGGAGGAGATGAAAAAGAAGCAGTCGAGGACGCTCTCTATGAGGCACTACAAATCAACTGGCGACCCAAAGTGAATCGTTCCATTGTGTTATTTGGAGATGCAAGTGGAAAAGAACCGCACGAATGTCCTCACCAACATAGTTATTTTCAAATCACAAAGGACTTATACGAAAACCAAGTCACAATTAATTCAGTCTATTGCAGACCGGTCTTATCTTCTCAAGGATTACAAGCATTAACCCCTGTCGGAATCGGAGACTTTCAAAAAAAAGTTTCCAACTTACATCATCCTAACTTTTTTTCATGGCTTGCCAATGTTACTGGTGGAATGATAATTGGTATTCAGGAAGTAGGTGATTTATTGGAAATCATTAAAGCCAGCGCCGCAAAAGATGCCGGCGTACTGGATGAATATGAAGCTAGTGTCTCTAAATCTTCCAGCAAAAAGAAATTGGATTTAATTGAGATAAGCAAAAAAGCAAATCACAGAAAATTGGAAAATTCAAATAGATTGAGGTTAGAATAA
- a CDS encoding J domain-containing protein: MAFQSAIEGITFCLSLETFLKSWNEWGEFSEETKEEVQEEESDFYADLGVSFDASVDEIKKAYRELVKKFHPDIQSPDLPKEEKEENMKRFLRIQKAYEVLSDEFRRKEYDLRKEKGETK, encoded by the coding sequence ATGGCATTTCAATCAGCTATTGAGGGAATTACATTTTGTTTAAGCTTAGAAACTTTCCTAAAATCATGGAATGAATGGGGAGAGTTCTCGGAAGAGACTAAAGAAGAAGTTCAGGAAGAAGAAAGTGATTTTTATGCCGACCTTGGGGTTTCTTTTGATGCATCCGTAGACGAGATAAAAAAAGCGTACAGGGAGTTAGTAAAGAAATTTCATCCCGACATACAAAGTCCTGATTTGCCAAAGGAAGAAAAAGAAGAAAACATGAAGCGGTTTTTAAGGATTCAGAAAGCTTATGAAGTTTTGAGTGATGAGTTTAGAAGAAAAGAATATGATTTAAGAAAAGAAAAAGGAGAAACAAAATGA
- a CDS encoding GxxExxY protein — translation MDLIYKDECYRIVGAAMEVHTELGRGFLEAVYQEALKIEFEKSSIPFKEQVKMNIYYKDILLKKEYIMDFLVFDEIILEIKAMSKLSKLEDAQLINYLKATKKKLGILINFGSDKMEWKRLVV, via the coding sequence ATGGATTTGATTTATAAGGATGAGTGTTATAGGATTGTGGGGGCGGCTATGGAGGTGCATACTGAATTGGGGCGGGGGTTTTTGGAGGCTGTATATCAGGAGGCACTAAAAATTGAATTTGAAAAATCGAGTATTCCGTTTAAGGAACAAGTGAAGATGAATATCTATTACAAAGATATATTATTGAAAAAAGAATACATCATGGACTTTTTAGTCTTTGATGAAATCATTTTGGAAATTAAAGCAATGAGTAAATTATCCAAATTGGAAGATGCACAACTAATTAATTATCTCAAAGCAACAAAGAAAAAATTGGGGATACTTATCAACTTCGGCAGCGATAAGATGGAATGGAAAAGGCTGGTGGTTTAG